The Plectropomus leopardus isolate mb chromosome 15, YSFRI_Pleo_2.0, whole genome shotgun sequence genome has a segment encoding these proteins:
- the zgc:171482 gene encoding zinc finger protein isoform X2, translated as MVVGEESLPLRKSKKHANKVRLFYMLHPEDGGPPSKRLRPDNPDCAETEVDRNKCCTLCNMFFTSAVVAQSHYQGKTHAKRVRLVLGEPPSLPTAMTSPTNTDSSPSTPLPTDPTACPPPPPELTWPLAVVGGNGGREAGKYCCLCGAWFNNPLMAQQHYEGKKHRRNAARARLLEQLAGSLDATESTGLRSSYSCSVCSVVLNSIEQYHAHLQGSKHQNNLKQHQQ; from the exons aGTAAGAAACATGCCAACAAGGTACGTCTGTTCTACATGCTTCACCCCGAAGATGGAGGACCACCTTCCAAGAGACTGCGGCCAGATAACCCA GATTGTGCAGAGACAGAGGTGGACAGGAACAAGTGCTGCACCTTGTGTAATATGTTCTTCACCTCTGCCGTCGTGGCCCAGTCGCACTACCAGGGCAAAACTCACGCAAAGAGAGTCCGCCTGGTGCTGGGTGAGCCTCCCAGTCTACCCACAGCCATGACCAGCCCTACAAACACAG ATTCCTCCCCTTCTACCCCGCTGCCCACAGACCCCACTGCatgcccccctcctccccctgaACTGACTTGGCCTTTGGCGGTGGTCGGCGGAAACGGCGGAAGAGAGGCTGGGAAATACTGCTGCCTGTGTGGAGCCTGGTTCAACAACCCACTGATGGCCCAGCAGCATTACGAAGGCAAGAAACACCGCAGGAACGCAGCCAGAGCACGCCTCCTGGAGCAGCTAGCGGGCAGCCTGGATGCCACGGAGAGCACAG GGTTGCGCAGTAGTTACTCCTGCAGTGTCTGCAGTGTGGTCCTCAACTCCATCGAGCAGTACCATGCACATCTCCAGGGCTCCAAGCACCAGAACAA cctAAAGCAACACCAGCAGTAA